The Maridesulfovibrio zosterae DSM 11974 genome contains a region encoding:
- a CDS encoding alkaline phosphatase yields the protein MLKRIIRPLTLAICVTLLATTVFAGAPKYVFYFIGDGLGPTQRMAAELYNKMETNNPDAKLVMNTFPNTALVTTYSDNTLITDSAAGGTALSCGYKTTNGYLAKLPDGTNVTTLAEAAKEKGFAIGIVTTTRLTHATPAAFSAHNTDRNAADAIAIDQANSDFDFFAGGGYRYFVAKNNKKGLKSKRKDDKDVVKMFADKGYTLFVGDSTRDAFRSYTPKKGDKVFAALAYSHIPYEIARRNSNLKENKIPALSEMTAKAVDSLAAQDKPFFLMVEGGRIDHAAHAHDAASTILDTLAMDAAVKVAYDFYKKHPEETLIVTAADHETGGVGLGISMDSKGYFLNLKALEKVSVSAEDNLNGFYNKLAKKESNLEKRHAAFIKYIESKWGLTDRTESENKVLTDAMNVQDKNQSLPKAEKVSYGYSYTPTMVAVTDLVSQRSRVFWTSFVHTGTFIPASAIGVGAQNFNGFIDNTDIPTRIAAAIGAKLSTDKKTDSKALLGKTYGPQEKYAKIPYNK from the coding sequence ATGTTAAAAAGAATCATTCGCCCATTAACTCTGGCTATCTGTGTTACCCTGTTGGCTACCACAGTTTTTGCAGGTGCACCGAAGTATGTTTTCTATTTCATCGGTGACGGTCTTGGCCCCACACAGCGTATGGCTGCTGAACTTTACAATAAAATGGAAACTAACAATCCTGATGCAAAGCTGGTAATGAACACTTTTCCAAACACAGCTTTAGTTACCACTTATTCTGACAACACCCTTATTACTGACTCCGCAGCAGGCGGCACCGCTCTTTCATGTGGCTATAAGACCACTAACGGTTACCTCGCCAAGCTTCCTGACGGAACAAACGTTACGACTCTGGCTGAGGCAGCTAAAGAAAAAGGATTTGCAATCGGTATTGTTACCACAACCAGACTGACACATGCTACTCCAGCAGCATTCTCAGCACATAATACTGACCGTAATGCTGCTGACGCAATTGCTATTGACCAGGCTAACTCGGACTTTGACTTCTTTGCAGGCGGCGGATATCGCTACTTCGTTGCAAAAAACAACAAAAAGGGCCTGAAATCAAAACGTAAAGATGACAAAGATGTAGTCAAAATGTTTGCAGATAAAGGCTATACTCTCTTTGTTGGTGATTCTACCCGTGATGCATTCCGCTCTTACACACCCAAAAAAGGTGATAAAGTCTTTGCTGCACTGGCATACAGCCACATCCCTTACGAAATAGCTCGCCGTAACAGCAACCTTAAAGAAAACAAAATCCCAGCTCTTTCCGAAATGACAGCAAAAGCTGTTGATTCTCTTGCTGCTCAGGATAAACCATTCTTCCTGATGGTTGAAGGCGGTCGCATTGACCATGCTGCTCACGCTCATGACGCTGCATCCACAATTCTGGATACTCTTGCAATGGACGCTGCAGTAAAAGTTGCTTACGATTTCTACAAAAAACATCCAGAAGAAACTCTGATTGTTACCGCAGCCGACCATGAAACAGGTGGTGTAGGCCTTGGTATCTCCATGGACTCCAAAGGTTATTTCCTTAACCTCAAGGCTCTTGAAAAAGTTTCTGTTTCCGCAGAAGACAATCTTAACGGCTTTTACAACAAGCTCGCTAAAAAAGAATCTAACCTTGAAAAACGCCATGCAGCTTTCATTAAATACATTGAAAGTAAATGGGGCCTGACTGACCGCACTGAATCAGAAAACAAAGTTCTGACAGACGCAATGAATGTTCAGGATAAAAACCAGTCACTGCCTAAAGCTGAAAAGGTCAGCTATGGTTACTCTTATACACCTACTATGGTTGCTGTAACCGACCTGGTTTCACAGAGATCACGTGTATTCTGGACCTCCTTTGTTCATACTGGAACCTTTATTCCTGCGTCTGCAATTGGTGTAGGAGCTCAGAACTTCAACGGCTTTATCGATAACACTGATATTCCTACCCGCATTGCTGCAGCAATCGGAGCAAAGCTCTCTACCGATAAGAAAACTGACTCCAAGGCTCTTCTTGGTAAAACTTATGGTCCTCAGGAAAAATACGCTAAAATTCCTTACAATAAATAA